The following coding sequences are from one Desertifilum tharense IPPAS B-1220 window:
- a CDS encoding rhomboid family intramembrane serine protease encodes MDRQDETNAIAKELKSQALILGTLVAIFWIVEIVDVVVFQGRLDTFGILPRHPIGLRGILLAPFLHGSFNHLIANTLPFLTLGWLVMLKETRDFFIVSAITLLISGLGVWLFGSPGFHIGASGVIFGYLGFLLLRGYFERSFVTIFLSVVVGFFYGSLLWGVLPTVPGISWEGHLFGFIGGGVAAYLLSDRAKSKTL; translated from the coding sequence ATGGATCGCCAAGATGAGACTAATGCGATCGCCAAAGAACTGAAAAGCCAAGCGCTTATCCTCGGAACCTTGGTCGCAATCTTCTGGATCGTAGAAATTGTTGACGTTGTGGTTTTTCAAGGGCGACTCGATACTTTCGGCATTTTACCCCGCCACCCCATCGGGTTGCGCGGGATTTTGTTGGCTCCATTTTTACACGGAAGTTTCAATCACCTGATCGCCAATACCCTGCCATTCCTGACATTAGGTTGGCTGGTGATGCTCAAGGAAACCCGCGACTTTTTCATTGTCAGCGCCATTACTTTGCTGATTAGCGGTTTGGGCGTCTGGTTGTTCGGTTCGCCCGGTTTTCACATTGGTGCGAGTGGCGTCATCTTTGGTTACTTGGGCTTTCTCCTGTTGCGGGGTTATTTTGAGCGCAGCTTTGTCACGATATTTTTATCCGTGGTCGTTGGCTTTTTCTATGGCAGCCTATTGTGGGGCGTTTTACCCACGGTTCCGGGGATTTCTTGGGAAGGTCACCTGTTTGGTTTTATTGGCGGAGGCGTAGCGGCTTACCTATTGAGCGATCGCGCTAAATCTAAGACGCTTTAA
- a CDS encoding TIGR02450 family Trp-rich protein, protein MAKKQKFPYLVGSKWTAQQKTWGWRHFQVKNRKNEGRWVFAEMQASCDPQVRFWMNAQQLRDRSLWVPGWQTLEEMENLDTKTLVQQALADSEWR, encoded by the coding sequence ATGGCAAAGAAACAAAAATTCCCCTATTTGGTGGGTTCTAAATGGACTGCCCAACAAAAGACTTGGGGCTGGCGGCATTTTCAGGTTAAAAATCGCAAAAACGAAGGTAGATGGGTCTTTGCAGAGATGCAAGCCTCGTGCGATCCCCAGGTGCGTTTCTGGATGAATGCTCAACAGCTTCGGGATCGATCCCTCTGGGTACCGGGTTGGCAAACCTTGGAGGAAATGGAAAATCTCGACACGAAAACCCTCGTGCAACAAGCCCTCGCAGACAGCGAATGGAGATAG
- the ccmA gene encoding heme ABC exporter ATP-binding protein CcmA, with protein MGAAVVLEDVCKSFNQVPVVNHLSFEIASGEMFGLLGPNGAGKSTTIRMLTTLTRPSQGKITVAGYDVVREAHRVKQHIGVVLQQTSVDMDLTVWENMEFHARLHHLSRSQRRSQIQQWLEYVELTDRQDSLVKTLSGGMKRRLQIARALLHQPQILFLDEPTVGLDPQTRRRLWEIILDLNKQGMTMLLTTHYMDEVEFLCDRIGIVDGGKLIELGTLSQFRQKHGEGLVMKQVGDRWEYLFFPTLTEANAYLEAQPDKTGLMVRPSNLEDIFVELTGRQLD; from the coding sequence ATGGGTGCCGCTGTTGTTTTAGAAGACGTTTGTAAATCGTTTAATCAGGTGCCAGTTGTGAATCATCTCTCCTTTGAGATTGCCTCTGGAGAGATGTTTGGCTTATTGGGGCCCAATGGGGCGGGCAAATCTACGACAATTCGGATGCTGACCACCTTGACTCGCCCTAGCCAAGGCAAAATTACAGTAGCGGGGTATGATGTCGTCCGCGAAGCCCATCGGGTGAAGCAACACATTGGGGTGGTGTTGCAGCAAACCAGCGTGGATATGGATTTAACGGTTTGGGAGAATATGGAATTCCATGCCCGCTTGCACCATCTTTCCCGCTCTCAACGGCGATCGCAAATTCAGCAATGGCTAGAGTATGTAGAGTTGACCGATCGTCAAGATTCCCTGGTGAAAACGCTTTCGGGCGGAATGAAGCGGCGCTTGCAAATTGCCAGGGCGCTGTTGCACCAACCGCAAATTTTATTTTTAGATGAGCCAACGGTGGGACTCGATCCGCAAACGCGCCGCCGCCTGTGGGAAATTATTCTCGATCTCAATAAACAGGGGATGACGATGCTGTTAACCACCCATTATATGGATGAGGTGGAATTTTTGTGCGATCGCATTGGGATCGTGGATGGTGGTAAACTCATTGAACTTGGCACCCTTTCCCAGTTTCGGCAAAAACATGGGGAAGGTCTGGTGATGAAACAGGTGGGGGATCGCTGGGAATATCTATTTTTCCCAACGCTGACAGAAGCCAATGCCTATTTAGAAGCCCAACCCGACAAGACGGGGCTGATGGTACGTCCTTCTAACCTAGAAGATATTTTTGTGGAACTCACAGGACGCCAACTGGATTAA
- the scpB gene encoding SMC-Scp complex subunit ScpB, whose translation MSRLATTIEAILYLKGQPLSTGELAEFAQCDREAVEDALIELMADYAHRDSALEVLETPQGYSLQLRDSYQELIYNLVPAELGVGALRTLAAIALSGSISQTELVNLRGSGAYQHVGELVQLGFVRRRRQADGRSYWLHVTDKFHQYFQLDQLPHPLKRAIASPTVTEVGDPDLSADSA comes from the coding sequence ATGTCTCGGTTAGCAACAACAATTGAAGCAATTTTGTATTTAAAAGGTCAGCCGCTTTCGACGGGGGAACTTGCAGAGTTTGCCCAGTGCGATCGCGAAGCGGTGGAAGATGCCTTAATCGAATTGATGGCGGACTATGCCCATCGCGATAGCGCCTTGGAAGTGCTGGAAACGCCTCAAGGCTATAGCTTGCAACTGCGCGACTCTTATCAAGAATTGATTTATAATTTGGTTCCGGCTGAGTTAGGCGTCGGGGCGCTGCGGACGCTAGCGGCGATCGCTCTGAGCGGTTCGATCAGCCAAACCGAGTTAGTTAACCTCCGGGGAAGCGGAGCCTACCAACATGTCGGCGAATTGGTGCAGTTAGGCTTTGTGCGGCGGCGGCGACAAGCCGATGGGCGATCCTACTGGTTGCATGTCACCGACAAGTTTCATCAATATTTTCAACTCGATCAACTCCCTCACCCCCTAAAGCGGGCGATCGCTTCGCCGACCGTCACAGAGGTGGGAGATCCAGATCTCTCAGCAGATTCAGCTTAG
- a CDS encoding DUF760 domain-containing protein, producing the protein MVFPPDSTDFFGANEGEEQVNQLLTYLKHQSPELLARVARSASPEIKQIISQNVHGLVGMLPSDHFNVQIVTDRENLAGLLASAMMTGYFLRRMEQRMELEERLDGPSL; encoded by the coding sequence ATGGTTTTTCCTCCGGACAGCACAGATTTTTTCGGTGCCAATGAAGGTGAAGAGCAAGTCAATCAGTTGCTGACATACCTGAAACACCAAAGTCCCGAACTGCTAGCGCGGGTGGCTCGTTCGGCGAGTCCAGAAATCAAACAAATTATTTCCCAGAACGTTCACGGACTGGTGGGGATGTTGCCATCCGATCATTTCAATGTGCAAATTGTGACGGATCGCGAGAATTTAGCAGGCTTGTTGGCTTCAGCCATGATGACGGGATATTTTTTGCGCCGCATGGAACAGCGCATGGAGTTAGAAGAACGTTTAGACGGCCCTTCCCTTTAA
- a CDS encoding HhoA/HhoB/HtrA family serine endopeptidase, which produces MSLSIKQLMVYLCLLTIGGGAGLLGSRSGIFPQRDRSSAVPGVMEPLISHQADTPSRNANSNFIAEAVEHVGPAVVRIDATRRVSAQLPDALRSPLLRRFFGDESPVPRERVERGTGSGLILSNTGEIITNAHVVDGADFVDVTLKDGRTFEGRVIGTDPVTDIAAIKINAQELPTVRLGSSNNLAPGQWAIAIGNPLGLDNTVTAGIISAIGRSSSQVGVPDKRVRFIQTDAAINPGNSGGPLLNDRGEVIGINTAIRADAQGLGFAIPIETAQRIVSQLFSKGQVEHPFLGIQMIELTPSMRRQVNQEGDFNFPIVAERGVLIVSVLDNSPAARSGLNPGDVIQSIDGTPVKEAIEVQEIVEASSVGSLLNVEVDRNGQRMSIPVRPGPLPRN; this is translated from the coding sequence ATGAGCTTATCAATCAAGCAATTAATGGTTTATCTCTGTTTGCTGACCATCGGCGGTGGGGCTGGCTTGCTCGGTAGTCGATCGGGAATCTTCCCACAGCGCGATCGCTCCTCCGCTGTTCCAGGCGTGATGGAACCTCTAATTTCCCATCAAGCTGATACTCCGAGTCGAAATGCCAACTCTAACTTTATTGCCGAGGCAGTAGAACATGTGGGGCCTGCTGTGGTGCGAATCGACGCGACGCGCCGCGTCAGCGCTCAATTACCCGATGCTTTGCGATCGCCCTTACTCAGGCGCTTCTTTGGGGATGAATCCCCCGTACCTAGAGAGCGGGTGGAACGCGGAACCGGATCGGGCTTGATTTTGAGCAACACTGGAGAAATTATAACGAACGCGCACGTCGTTGATGGGGCAGATTTTGTGGATGTGACGCTCAAAGATGGGCGAACCTTTGAAGGCCGCGTCATTGGTACCGACCCTGTTACAGATATTGCCGCGATTAAAATTAATGCTCAAGAGTTGCCAACCGTTCGGTTAGGAAGCTCTAACAATCTTGCGCCCGGACAATGGGCGATCGCGATCGGCAATCCTTTAGGTTTAGATAACACAGTCACGGCGGGCATCATCAGCGCCATCGGGCGATCGAGTTCCCAAGTGGGCGTTCCTGACAAGCGGGTGCGCTTCATTCAAACCGATGCTGCCATTAATCCGGGCAACTCTGGCGGCCCCTTGCTCAACGATCGCGGCGAAGTCATCGGGATCAATACCGCGATCCGGGCAGATGCTCAAGGTTTAGGCTTCGCGATCCCCATTGAAACTGCCCAACGCATCGTCAGTCAACTGTTTTCCAAGGGACAAGTAGAGCATCCCTTCCTTGGCATTCAAATGATTGAGCTGACTCCCTCCATGCGCCGACAAGTGAATCAAGAAGGGGACTTTAACTTTCCCATCGTCGCCGAACGCGGCGTCTTAATTGTGAGCGTCTTAGACAATTCCCCAGCCGCCCGCAGCGGACTCAACCCTGGCGATGTCATCCAAAGCATTGATGGGACTCCCGTCAAAGAAGCCATTGAAGTCCAAGAAATTGTTGAGGCGAGTTCGGTCGGATCGTTGCTCAACGTTGAGGTCGATCGTAATGGACAACGAATGAGCATCCCAGTCCGCCCAGGACCTTTACCCAGAAATTAA